In one window of Bacteroidota bacterium DNA:
- a CDS encoding FtsQ-type POTRA domain-containing protein, which translates to MAKPTKKQQARRRALRHSWLRRVLAVLGLTAAAAVGVLGWQWQAALPVRAVDVSGTVHADTAAVLDLVAVPDSARLFALDPAIVADRARRHPWVQDARVTRWPTGTLGIAVTERVPVALVLDAVGRAEYFFDAAGFRMPVAPDAAYDVPLLSGSFGPFHPTQPSSHAMTLELLAALAAAPPETDALVSFIERSRDGSLTLTTAPLPDGRALPAALGRTGFTEKFSRLHAFWHQALLTRPQTPVRRIDLRFGGQIVTE; encoded by the coding sequence ATGGCGAAGCCGACGAAAAAACAGCAGGCCCGTCGCCGCGCGCTACGCCACTCGTGGCTCCGCCGCGTGCTGGCCGTCCTCGGCCTCACAGCCGCGGCGGCGGTCGGCGTGCTCGGGTGGCAGTGGCAGGCGGCGCTGCCGGTCCGCGCCGTCGACGTCTCGGGCACCGTCCACGCCGACACCGCCGCCGTGCTCGACCTCGTCGCCGTCCCGGACTCGGCGCGGCTCTTCGCGCTCGACCCGGCGATCGTCGCCGACCGCGCCCGCCGGCATCCGTGGGTGCAGGACGCCCGCGTGACGCGCTGGCCGACAGGCACCCTCGGCATTGCCGTGACGGAGCGCGTGCCCGTCGCACTCGTCCTCGACGCGGTCGGGCGGGCGGAATATTTCTTCGACGCGGCCGGCTTCAGGATGCCGGTCGCGCCGGACGCGGCCTACGACGTGCCGCTCCTCTCGGGCAGTTTCGGCCCGTTCCACCCGACGCAGCCCTCTAGCCACGCGATGACGCTCGAACTCCTGGCCGCGCTCGCTGCCGCCCCGCCTGAGACCGACGCCCTCGTCTCCTTCATCGAGCGAAGCCGCGACGGGTCTCTCACCCTCACCACCGCACCCCTGCCGGACGGCCGCGCGCTCCCTGCCGCGCTCGGCCGCACCGGCTTCACCGAGAAGTTCTCTCGCCTCCACGCCTTCTGGCACCAAGCCCTCCTCACCCGCCCCCAAACCCCCGTCCGCCGAATCGATCTCCGCTTCGGCGGGCAGATTGTAACAGAATAA
- the ftsA gene encoding cell division protein FtsA: MNERIVVGVDIGTTKVCAVVAAADELDRINVLGVGVAHSEGLNRGVVVNIDKTVAAVQEAVGEAERAAGVEARSVYVGIAGDHIQSFQSRGVISSRNGEITQRDVDRLLEDTQHVAMPADRRILHVIPQEFIVDGQDGVADPIGMSGIRLEANVHIITGLVSAAKNVYRCIEKAGYEVADIVLEPLASSYAVLHEDEKAVGVALIDIGGGTTDIAVFEDKTIRHTAVVAVAGEKVTDDLRKGLGILDDQAERLKRQFGVALVDLVEEDQEITIPGIGGRPEKAIGQSTLAQIIQPRLEEIMEIVGIEIKRSGYGRHLSAGVVLTGGGSLTRGTADLAAEVLGVEARIGTPLGLAGGLIEEVNDPVYATAVGLVLYGLRHETTESALLAVGVGGDTLVTKLAGRMKSWFDEL; encoded by the coding sequence ATGAATGAACGCATCGTAGTCGGCGTGGACATCGGAACGACGAAGGTGTGCGCCGTCGTCGCGGCCGCCGACGAACTCGACCGCATCAACGTCCTCGGCGTCGGCGTGGCCCACTCCGAGGGCCTCAACCGCGGCGTCGTCGTCAACATCGACAAGACCGTCGCCGCCGTGCAGGAGGCCGTCGGCGAGGCCGAGCGCGCGGCGGGCGTCGAGGCGCGGAGCGTCTACGTCGGCATCGCGGGCGACCACATCCAGAGCTTCCAGAGCCGGGGTGTGATCTCGTCCCGCAACGGCGAGATCACGCAGCGCGACGTCGACCGCCTGCTCGAAGACACCCAGCACGTCGCCATGCCCGCCGACCGGCGCATCCTCCACGTCATCCCGCAGGAGTTCATCGTCGACGGCCAGGACGGCGTCGCCGACCCGATTGGGATGAGCGGGATCCGGCTGGAGGCCAACGTCCACATCATCACCGGCCTCGTCTCGGCGGCGAAGAACGTCTACCGCTGCATCGAGAAAGCCGGGTACGAAGTGGCCGACATCGTCCTCGAACCGCTGGCCTCGTCCTACGCCGTGCTGCACGAGGACGAGAAGGCGGTCGGCGTCGCCCTCATCGACATCGGCGGCGGGACGACCGACATCGCCGTCTTCGAGGACAAGACGATCCGCCACACCGCCGTCGTCGCCGTCGCGGGCGAGAAGGTCACCGACGACCTCCGCAAAGGCCTCGGCATCCTCGACGACCAGGCCGAGCGCCTTAAGCGGCAGTTCGGCGTCGCGCTCGTGGACCTCGTCGAGGAGGACCAGGAGATCACGATCCCCGGCATCGGCGGGCGGCCCGAGAAGGCGATTGGCCAGAGCACGCTCGCGCAGATCATCCAGCCCCGGCTGGAGGAGATCATGGAGATCGTCGGCATCGAGATCAAGCGCTCCGGCTACGGGCGGCACCTCTCGGCGGGCGTCGTGCTCACCGGCGGCGGCTCGCTCACGCGCGGCACGGCCGACCTCGCGGCCGAAGTGCTCGGCGTCGAGGCGCGGATCGGGACCCCGCTCGGCCTGGCCGGCGGCCTGATCGAAGAGGTCAACGACCCGGTCTACGCGACGGCCGTCGGGCTCGTGCTCTACGGCCTTCGCCACGAGACCACCGAGTCGGCGCTCCTCGCGGTCGGCGTCGGCGGCGACACCCTCGTCACTAAGCTCGCGGGACGCATGAAGAGCTGGTTCGACGAACTCTGA
- the ftsZ gene encoding cell division protein FtsZ — MPDQFSTRFAFDSEAKEKAKISVVGVGGGGGNAVNNMIGKGIHGVEFVAINTDAQALGMNKAPAKLQVGRELTKGLGAGARPFVGAEAAEESRTEIEKAIAGSDMVFVTAGMGGGTGTGGAPVVAAIAKRLGILTVGVVTKPFDCEGRKRMKSAAEGLDLLKETVDTLIVIPNERLLDIAEDDTTLVEAFEMADDVLYNATRGISDLITVHGLINLDFADVRTTMADGGTAIMGSATAQGDKRAERAAMEAISSPLLDGVSIQGARNVLVNITAGESLGIREATQATSVIQREAGDDAEVIFGTVIDPEMGDELRVTVIATGFDTARPDARVRRTVRLTGDEPVPGYKGEDNLKHLDTPAYERRTPALLDDDEPGRKRPANVRRLQAEDFKRRNERDREDDTDVPAFLRKMMD; from the coding sequence ATGCCCGACCAATTCAGCACCCGTTTCGCTTTCGACTCCGAAGCGAAAGAGAAAGCAAAGATTTCCGTCGTTGGAGTCGGCGGCGGTGGCGGCAACGCCGTCAACAACATGATCGGCAAAGGCATCCACGGCGTCGAGTTCGTCGCCATCAACACCGACGCGCAGGCCCTCGGCATGAACAAGGCCCCGGCCAAGCTCCAGGTCGGCCGCGAGCTGACGAAGGGCCTCGGCGCGGGTGCCCGCCCGTTCGTCGGGGCCGAGGCGGCCGAGGAGAGCCGGACCGAGATCGAGAAGGCAATCGCCGGCTCGGACATGGTCTTCGTCACGGCCGGGATGGGCGGCGGCACCGGCACCGGCGGCGCGCCCGTCGTCGCGGCGATTGCCAAGCGCCTCGGCATCCTCACCGTCGGCGTCGTCACGAAGCCCTTCGACTGCGAGGGCCGCAAGCGGATGAAGTCCGCCGCCGAGGGCCTCGACCTCCTCAAGGAGACCGTCGACACGCTCATCGTGATTCCGAACGAGCGCCTGCTCGACATCGCCGAGGACGACACGACGCTCGTGGAAGCCTTCGAGATGGCCGACGACGTGCTCTACAACGCCACGCGCGGCATCTCGGACCTCATCACCGTCCACGGCCTGATCAACCTCGACTTCGCCGACGTGCGCACCACGATGGCCGACGGCGGGACCGCGATCATGGGCTCGGCGACGGCGCAGGGCGACAAGCGCGCCGAGCGCGCAGCGATGGAGGCCATCTCCAGCCCGCTCCTCGACGGCGTCTCGATCCAGGGCGCGCGCAACGTCCTCGTCAACATCACCGCCGGCGAGAGCCTCGGCATTCGCGAGGCCACGCAGGCCACGTCGGTCATCCAGCGCGAGGCCGGCGACGACGCCGAGGTCATCTTCGGCACCGTCATCGACCCTGAGATGGGCGACGAACTGCGGGTGACGGTCATCGCCACCGGGTTCGACACCGCGCGCCCGGACGCCCGCGTCCGCCGCACCGTCCGCCTCACCGGCGACGAGCCCGTGCCGGGCTACAAGGGTGAGGACAACCTCAAGCACCTCGACACGCCCGCCTACGAGCGCCGCACCCCGGCCCTCCTGGACGACGACGAGCCCGGCCGCAAGCGCCCGGCGAACGTCCGCCGTCTCCAGGCCGAGGACTTCAAGCGCCGCAACGAGCGGGACCGCGAGGACGACACCGACGTGCCCGCGTTCCTGCGCAAGATGATGGACTGA
- a CDS encoding TatD family hydrolase, which produces MLIDTHAHVYLGRFDDDRDAVVERAKAAGVTAVLLPAIDVPSVHAALGLCEQHPGFFRAMAALHPSEVKDATDADFAEVEALCDRPEVVAVGESGLDYYWDRSFNAKQQAYLRRHARLAVRRDLPLVLHNRDEKGSDAASRDLVDILREVKTEPGGERLRGVFHCFGGPPWLAEAVLDLGFHVGLGGTLTFKNGGVPEAIDAVPLDRIILETDAPYLAPVPHRGKRNEPAYVRLVAEKLAAVRSIEVEEVEAATTANAEALFGPS; this is translated from the coding sequence GTGCTCATCGACACCCACGCCCACGTCTACCTCGGCCGCTTCGACGACGACCGCGACGCCGTCGTCGAGCGCGCGAAAGCCGCCGGGGTCACGGCCGTTCTCCTCCCGGCCATCGACGTGCCCTCGGTCCACGCCGCTCTCGGTCTCTGCGAGCAGCACCCCGGCTTCTTCCGGGCGATGGCGGCGCTCCATCCCTCCGAGGTCAAGGACGCGACCGACGCCGACTTCGCCGAGGTCGAGGCGCTGTGCGACCGGCCCGAGGTGGTCGCTGTCGGCGAGAGCGGACTGGACTACTACTGGGACCGCTCGTTCAACGCCAAGCAGCAGGCCTACCTGCGCCGCCACGCTCGCCTCGCCGTTCGGCGCGACCTCCCGCTCGTCCTTCACAACCGCGACGAGAAGGGCAGCGACGCCGCCTCGCGCGATCTCGTGGATATCCTGCGTGAGGTCAAAACTGAGCCCGGCGGTGAGCGCCTGCGCGGCGTCTTCCACTGCTTCGGCGGGCCGCCGTGGCTGGCCGAGGCCGTGCTCGACCTCGGCTTTCACGTCGGCCTCGGGGGAACGCTCACGTTCAAAAACGGCGGCGTGCCCGAGGCCATTGATGCTGTGCCGCTCGACCGGATCATCCTTGAGACCGACGCGCCGTATCTCGCGCCCGTCCCGCACCGCGGCAAGCGCAACGAGCCGGCCTACGTCCGCCTCGTCGCCGAGAAGCTGGCAGCGGTCAGAAGCATCGAAGTCGAGGAGGTAGAAGCCGCGACGACGGCGAATGCCGAGGCGCTGTTCGGCCCTTCCTAA
- a CDS encoding histidine kinase has product MSVPKRAALRVLVVLVPLVSLLMLGRLVADWRAIAQVTGETPAASAPRGFDWVQWQDRDGEIVAAYVYPGGTAYAAGLREEAVLYQFEFQQFFSAEDLKRAVEGVAPGDMLVYDVVQDDQLQSFEIPISRYPTFLYPLGGMLWQASLWGFALAAFLHLLGLTIVAPLVGRSRRSWRSFALFAAASLWVFGNLVRLLSLTLAGPPMGGGYAAFFQAVTLLALGGWVLFPALLLHHVLADVMRLRAVVLAAVYLPAAVLGSAVAGAVIWGSVGPLTLDALIAPILFYVCCYVAAATGLSLASPRPDETPEGDAVPASTAWSRAGSAAVFALAVLGALSVYGIVPLPGAVSDAGVGGLIVLIQLLSLAPVGLASVATLRYGRADAVVTRALVYVLLFGAAFFVVVGGLLLVERVLPSGLGAWPRSVVAGVYVVLLMLLAERGARVLRRYVARWFVTERQRARAQIRAFSERLRHVLDAHRLAQETVQTVGAALGARSGVLFLRDPAGDDAWVRATYHPDPPYFTEAELRQVWDRLQQAGTVWARNAELDESDLSPEENRLLQTHGVALAVPVAGGETEPAGLLVLGRKARRRAVYNLEDVAMLRSLGGQLALAVERLALVEREKALVRQSAEAQLAALRAQINPHFLFNTLNTIAALIDQDPREAEGTVERLASIFRTILQTGSRPFVPLADEARLVEDYLAIEQARFGPALRIERAWDPALRDLPVPAFAVQTLVENAVKHGIERKRGGGTLTLASRHRGDCAEVCVTDTGLGIPALFSGGDGVADVAHPASFFGIGLRNVAARMEQLYGRTDLLRFASAPDTGTEVKLLIPLAETRPV; this is encoded by the coding sequence ATGTCTGTTCCCAAACGCGCTGCGCTCCGCGTGCTCGTCGTGCTCGTCCCGCTCGTGTCGCTCCTGATGCTGGGGCGGCTGGTAGCGGACTGGCGGGCGATTGCTCAGGTCACCGGGGAAACGCCGGCGGCCTCGGCCCCGCGCGGGTTCGACTGGGTGCAGTGGCAGGACCGCGACGGCGAGATCGTGGCGGCCTATGTCTATCCGGGCGGGACGGCCTACGCGGCCGGGCTCCGCGAGGAGGCCGTGCTCTACCAGTTCGAGTTCCAGCAGTTCTTTTCGGCCGAGGACCTAAAGCGCGCCGTGGAAGGGGTCGCGCCGGGCGACATGCTGGTATACGACGTGGTGCAGGACGACCAGCTTCAGTCGTTCGAGATTCCGATCTCGCGCTACCCGACGTTTCTGTACCCACTCGGCGGCATGCTGTGGCAGGCGTCGCTGTGGGGGTTCGCGCTCGCAGCGTTCCTGCACCTGCTCGGCCTCACGATCGTGGCACCGCTCGTGGGGCGGAGCCGGCGGTCGTGGCGGTCGTTTGCGCTGTTTGCCGCGGCGTCGCTCTGGGTGTTCGGCAACCTAGTCCGGCTGCTGAGCCTGACGCTCGCCGGGCCCCCGATGGGCGGCGGATACGCGGCGTTCTTCCAGGCCGTGACGCTGCTCGCGCTCGGCGGGTGGGTGCTGTTCCCGGCCCTCCTGCTCCACCACGTCCTCGCCGACGTAATGCGACTCCGGGCGGTAGTGCTTGCGGCGGTGTATCTCCCGGCGGCGGTGCTAGGAAGCGCAGTCGCTGGTGCCGTGATCTGGGGTAGCGTGGGGCCGCTCACGCTCGACGCGCTCATCGCGCCGATCCTGTTCTACGTCTGCTGCTACGTCGCTGCCGCGACGGGGCTGAGTCTTGCGTCGCCCAGGCCGGACGAGACCCCAGAGGGCGACGCCGTCCCTGCGTCGACGGCGTGGAGCCGGGCCGGGAGCGCGGCCGTGTTCGCGCTCGCGGTGCTCGGGGCGCTCTCGGTCTACGGGATCGTACCGCTGCCGGGGGCGGTCTCGGACGCCGGCGTCGGCGGGCTGATCGTGCTCATCCAGCTCCTGTCGCTGGCCCCGGTCGGGCTGGCGTCAGTCGCGACGCTGCGCTACGGGCGGGCCGACGCGGTCGTGACGCGGGCGCTGGTCTACGTGCTGCTCTTCGGCGCGGCGTTCTTCGTGGTCGTGGGCGGGCTGCTGCTCGTGGAACGGGTGTTGCCCTCGGGCCTGGGGGCGTGGCCGCGCTCGGTCGTGGCGGGGGTGTACGTGGTGCTGCTGATGCTGCTGGCCGAGCGGGGCGCGCGCGTGCTCCGCCGCTACGTAGCCCGGTGGTTCGTGACCGAGCGCCAGCGGGCGCGCGCCCAGATTCGGGCCTTCAGCGAGCGGCTGCGCCACGTCCTCGACGCGCACCGCCTGGCCCAAGAGACCGTGCAGACGGTGGGCGCGGCGCTCGGCGCGCGCTCCGGCGTGCTCTTCCTGCGCGACCCCGCGGGCGACGACGCCTGGGTGCGGGCCACCTACCACCCCGACCCGCCGTATTTCACCGAGGCCGAACTGCGCCAGGTCTGGGACCGGCTCCAGCAGGCCGGGACCGTGTGGGCCCGCAACGCCGAGCTCGACGAGAGCGACCTGTCGCCGGAGGAGAACCGGCTCCTGCAAACGCACGGCGTGGCCCTCGCGGTGCCGGTGGCGGGCGGCGAGACCGAGCCGGCGGGCCTCCTCGTGCTCGGGCGCAAGGCCCGGCGCCGGGCGGTTTACAACCTCGAAGACGTGGCGATGCTACGCTCGCTCGGCGGCCAGCTCGCCCTGGCCGTCGAGCGGCTCGCCCTCGTCGAGCGCGAGAAGGCGCTCGTGCGGCAGAGCGCCGAAGCGCAGCTCGCCGCGCTCCGGGCGCAGATCAACCCGCACTTTCTCTTCAACACGCTCAACACCATTGCCGCGCTGATCGACCAGGACCCGCGCGAGGCCGAGGGCACCGTCGAACGCTTGGCCAGCATCTTCCGCACCATCCTCCAGACCGGTAGCCGCCCCTTCGTTCCGCTGGCCGACGAGGCGCGGCTCGTCGAGGACTACCTCGCCATCGAGCAGGCGCGCTTCGGCCCGGCCCTCCGCATCGAGCGCGCGTGGGACCCGGCGCTCCGCGACCTGCCCGTGCCCGCCTTCGCAGTCCAGACGCTCGTCGAGAACGCCGTCAAGCACGGCATCGAGCGCAAGCGCGGCGGCGGCACGCTGACCCTCGCCAGCCGGCACCGCGGCGACTGCGCCGAGGTCTGCGTGACCGACACCGGCCTGGGCATCCCCGCTCTCTTCTCCGGCGGCGACGGCGTTGCGGACGTGGCGCACCCGGCGTCGTTCTTCGGCATCGGGCTGCGCAACGTGGCCGCCCGGATGGAGCAGCTCTACGGGCGCACCGACCTCCTCCGCTTCGCCAGCGCGCCGGACACCGGGACCGAGGTGAAGCTGCTGATTCCGCTCGCCGAGACCAGGCCGGTGTGA
- a CDS encoding class I SAM-dependent methyltransferase translates to MPAGPARSPFSGASSSLVWGRKDGRVIYQCPDTGATFYDRTEVSGRLEEDYPYLKGFDAERFEWEVRIRRPKFQRQLERMRRYVDGERPHLLDVGAGPGYLVYVANEEGWSAVGAEVSADAVRYGAQQYGARYVELDEVERESVDALTCHHVLDHVDEPVSFLETLHAKLRPGGLLVLHVSHQQPLTFALRDTLRRLTSGGAAETVCKLYEGLHVSGFTAASLRAVAERGGFETHFTKTPGMWSRYYDPFFFRSLAREGRWGTIARKALRHAAENLGRPFGLGDWVVGYFRKA, encoded by the coding sequence ATGCCTGCAGGTCCCGCCCGGTCTCCCTTCTCCGGTGCTTCCTCGTCCCTCGTCTGGGGGAGGAAGGACGGGCGCGTCATCTACCAGTGCCCGGACACCGGAGCCACGTTCTACGACCGGACCGAGGTGTCGGGACGGCTCGAAGAAGACTATCCCTACCTGAAGGGGTTCGACGCCGAGCGGTTCGAGTGGGAGGTCCGCATCCGCCGTCCGAAGTTCCAGCGGCAACTCGAACGGATGCGGCGCTACGTCGACGGCGAGCGACCACACCTGCTCGATGTCGGGGCAGGCCCCGGCTACCTCGTCTACGTCGCAAACGAAGAGGGATGGAGTGCCGTCGGTGCCGAGGTGTCGGCCGACGCCGTCCGGTACGGGGCGCAGCAGTACGGGGCGCGCTACGTCGAACTGGACGAGGTCGAGCGCGAGAGCGTGGACGCGCTGACGTGCCACCACGTCCTGGACCATGTCGACGAGCCGGTCTCGTTTCTGGAGACCTTGCACGCCAAGCTGAGGCCGGGCGGACTCCTCGTGCTCCACGTATCGCACCAGCAGCCGCTTACCTTCGCGCTGCGCGACACGCTGCGCCGGCTGACCTCGGGCGGTGCGGCCGAGACGGTCTGCAAGCTCTACGAGGGCCTCCACGTTTCGGGCTTCACCGCAGCCTCGCTGCGGGCGGTCGCCGAGCGCGGCGGCTTCGAGACGCACTTCACCAAGACGCCGGGGATGTGGTCGCGGTACTATGACCCGTTCTTCTTCCGTAGTCTTGCGCGGGAAGGACGCTGGGGGACGATCGCCCGTAAGGCCCTTCGCCACGCGGCGGAGAACCTCGGCCGGCCCTTCGGGCTGGGCGACTGGGTGGTGGGGTATTTTCGCAAGGCGTAG
- a CDS encoding LytTR family DNA-binding domain-containing protein: MLKTLIVDDEAPARSRLARLLEPFAEEERIEVVGEAVDGVEALEKLAAGGVDLVLLDIQMPGLDGFDVLDRLPPENRPVVVFTTAHDEHALRAFEASAVDYLLKPIQQDRLALALARAERLAGGDGARRDGEDRLADLLEYLDGHAGTALAGQDGDHLKQLSIPGSDRLVIVSVEQVLSAEVEDGITRLYVLQDDEARPPGRPRQASRHIVSHTLDALEGRLDPAQFMRVHRSAIVQLRHIREMVQWFSGRYKLVLAGGHEVIASRSRSRELRDRLSL, encoded by the coding sequence ATGCTCAAAACCCTGATCGTAGACGACGAAGCGCCGGCCCGCAGCCGGCTGGCCCGCCTGCTCGAACCCTTTGCGGAGGAAGAGCGGATTGAGGTTGTGGGAGAGGCCGTTGACGGAGTCGAGGCGCTGGAGAAGCTGGCGGCGGGCGGCGTGGACCTCGTCCTGCTCGACATCCAGATGCCCGGGCTGGACGGCTTCGACGTGCTCGACCGACTGCCGCCCGAGAACCGGCCCGTCGTCGTCTTCACGACTGCGCACGACGAGCACGCCCTCCGCGCCTTCGAGGCGAGCGCCGTGGACTACCTCCTCAAGCCCATCCAGCAGGACCGCCTCGCCCTCGCCCTCGCCCGCGCCGAGAGGCTGGCCGGTGGGGACGGAGCCCGGCGCGACGGCGAGGACCGCCTCGCCGACCTGCTCGAATACCTCGACGGGCACGCCGGGACGGCCCTGGCCGGGCAAGACGGCGACCACCTCAAGCAGCTTTCCATCCCCGGCTCCGACCGGCTCGTGATCGTCTCGGTCGAGCAGGTGCTCTCGGCGGAGGTGGAGGACGGGATCACCCGGCTCTACGTCCTCCAGGACGACGAGGCGCGTCCGCCGGGCCGGCCCCGGCAGGCAAGCCGCCACATCGTCTCCCACACGCTCGACGCGCTCGAAGGCCGCCTTGACCCGGCGCAGTTCATGCGCGTGCACCGCTCGGCCATCGTGCAGCTCCGGCACATCCGCGAGATGGTCCAGTGGTTCAGCGGGCGCTACAAGCTCGTGCTGGCCGGCGGGCACGAGGTCATCGCCAGCCGGAGCCGCTCCCGCGAGCTCCGCGACCGGCTGAGCCTGTAG